One Mercurialis annua linkage group LG3, ddMerAnnu1.2, whole genome shotgun sequence DNA window includes the following coding sequences:
- the LOC126674124 gene encoding probable UDP-arabinopyranose mutase 1: MADLSAISASPTPILKDELDIVIPTIRNLDFLEMWRPFFQNYHLIIVQDGDPSKTIKVPEGFDYELYNRNDINRILGPKASCISFKDSACRCFGYMVSKKKYIYTIDDDCFVAKDPTGKDINALEQHIKNLLSPSTPFFFNTLYDPYRTGADFVRGYPFSLREGVPTAISHGLWLNIPDYDAPTQLVKPLERNTRYVDAVMSIPKGTLYPMCGMNLGFNRELIGPAMYFGLMGDGQPIGRYDDMWAGWCTKVICDHLGYGVKTGLPYIYHSKASNPFVNLKKEYKGIYWQEELIPFFQSAVLPKECTTVQKCYIELSKQVKAKLGKVDEYFIKLADAMVTWIEAWDELNPSGNSGELANGATK; this comes from the exons ATGGCAGATTTATCAGCAATCTCAGCCTCCCCAACACCAATTCTCAAAGATGAGCTAGACATAGTGATCCCCACCATTAGAAACTTAGATTTCCTAGAGATGTGGAGGCCCTTTTTTCAGAATTATCATCTCATCATTGTCCAAGATGGTGACCCTTCAAAGACCATTAAAGTTCCTGAAGGGTTTGATTATGAGCTCTATAATAGGAATGATATTAATAGGATTTTGGGTCCTAAAGCTTCTTGTATTTCCTTCAAGGACTCTGCTTGTAGATGCTTTGGTTATATGGTTTCTAAGAAGAAATATATTTATACCATTGATGATGACTGCTTT GTTGCCAAAGATCCTACTGGCAAAGATATTAACGCACTTGAGCAGCACATTAAGAATCTTCTGAGTCCATCGACTCCGTTTTTCTTCAACACCTTGTACGACCCGTACCGCACTGGCGCTGATTTTGTTCGTGGGTATCCATTTAGCCTCCGTGAGGGTGTCCCTACAGCTATTTCGCATGGTCTCTGGCTCAACATTCCTGATTACGATGCCCCCACCCAGCTTGTCAAGCCACTCGAGAGGAACACTAG GTATGTTGATGCTGTAATGAGCATACCAAAGGGAACCTTGTACCCCATGTGTGGTATGAATCTGGGATTCAACCGTGAATTGATTGGCCCAGCAATGTACTTTGGTCTCATGGGAGATGGTCAACCAATTGGACGCTACGACGATATGTGGGCTGGCTGGTGCACCAAG GTTATATGCGACCACTTGGGTTACGGAGTCAAGACTGGATTGCCTTACATCTACCACAGCAAAGCAAGCAATCCATTCGTGAACCTCAAGAAGGAATACAAAGGAATCTACTGGCAAGAAGAGCTGATTCCATTTTTCCAATCCGCAGTCCTTCCGAAGGAATGCACCACCGTTCAGAAATGCTACATTGAACTCTCCAAGCAAGTTAAGGCGAAACTCGGTAAAGTAGATGAATACTTTATCAAGCTAGCAGACGCCATGGTCACATGGATCGAAGCGTGGGATGAGCTGAACCCATCTGGAAACTCCGGCGAACTGGCTAACGGTGCTACGAAATAG
- the LOC126673239 gene encoding histone H4, with amino-acid sequence MSGRGKGGKGLGKGGAKRHRKVLRDNIQGITKPAIRRLARRGGVKRISGLIYEETRGVLKIFLENVIRDAVTYTEHARRKTVTAMDVVYALKRQGRTLYGFGG; translated from the coding sequence ATGTCAGGAAGAGGAAAGGGAGGCAAGGGATTAGGAAAGGGAGGAGCAAAACGTCACCGTAAGGTGCTCAGAGATAACATCCAAGGCATCACCAAGCCTGCAATCCGCCGTCTGGCTAGACGTGGCGGCGTTAAGCGTATCAGCGGCTTGATCTACGAGGAGACTCGCGGTGTTCTGAAGATATTTCTCGAGAATGTGATTCGTGACGCCGTGACTTACACGGAGCATGCTAGGAGGAAGACTGTTACTGCTATGGATGTTGTTTATGCTTTGAAGAGGCAGGGTCGGACTCTTTATGGATTCGGCGGTTaa